ataatgtcaataactaccaatcagcgacattaatccgctaataaccttcttgctgtacgtactggccgctgagagtttgcggttcatatttgattagaatatgacttggacagggataggtttatgccataaattgaagaaccagtcaaataattcacgtattataatttaatgcagattaaaagataactagttaaaatgttgttatgaaatgacagactaactcaacataagtaaatattatatcattgttgtataaatgtattccgctataataagtattttgtatattttattataaatttgtatggcagtgcgaagtcacgttcaggtatagtctgtccgtttttctaagatcaagtacgccattgtaaatgtatagtaaacttgatcttagaattcggactggctatacagcctgcaaaatttacatgggtacacgaatcgggtcaaaaatatttgaataggcggagtcacaataaatccccactttcagttccaatggaaatattttatatgtatatagccggtcaagcaagtttgtcagtagaaaaaggtgcaaaattaaaattttgtatgggaccacacccattcgcgcgcttacattttctaaatttgccgctcttttatactgacggaaatggcttgaaagagaacctacatatacgagtatgtgacggtagagggtggattcgaatgatcaacattttcagataatgtgtgtatttgttaaattaattcagtggaagtgtatctacatataggagaccgggtatgattatcccacgagttatatctcatgaatagaacatattctagatatctttccaggcatccacttaatttcatgtctctataattggacagcttttttccatagttctctgcgaatagcatcttgtgggaatctgaatggaaagtaatgtaaaatgataatatcaaatttgattatgaaTTTGAAAGTATGAGGTAGTTTTATTCAGCTCAGTTTACACAGCTccgtctcatgaaataaaaaaggaaaatacaaatctgcaAGAAATAATTcattacctactacatttataattatatagaaaatacctaaaccaagcacaagttaataaaatagtctacttcatttggcataacaccatccctattatcctcgcaatttaaaaagtcgtatgttgttatgaaagtcgtatgcagttgttacgttttagcttagcacggtagtattgaaaacaaatcgtcatgtttattccaaattttactgaagttatctgtttactacaagtgaaaagtgattccactatccttggtatgaactaaaataacttctgcaccacttcacgacacatgaagacatttttaattacaaaaaaacgttgtttttataaatcaatttggccatccgtcactgactgtcatctcggacgaactgaagttgcgaatcgaatagtttgtaagcaccgcctacaatcgaatagtttacgttgggtcataactaagcggacagaatacttccatgtatatcagttcgctgcgTAACTAACACTAACTAACACTAGTAAATAACCTAATAAGGACAAGAAGCAAAATCATGATAAAACCAATGACATTAACCCAATGTGACTTATTATAATTTCTCTGTTAGCTTCAAATACCTGTAGATAAATGCGGTCTGATAACTTAGATCCATTTTCAGCTCTTTTCGGGCAAAAATTTCAAATTACTAAAGCACTCTCAAGACGATCCGGTGATGACAGGCCCGGATATGACGTCAAACCGGCCGAGAGCACTCCAGGTGTATTCCAAATGCTTACCAAAATCTTATTAACTAGTTCAATATCTCAaaattttgttaataataaagaaaaaagGAGTAAAAGAAAGGTAATTTGTGGGATTCTGCACCTAAGACTCCTTTCTTTTGTCGTcaacaaatttaaatataatcttAATAGTAACCAAATAAATGCCAAATTATAAAAAAGCGTGAACAAAGAACTCTAAGAAACCTAAAGATAAGAGCTCCTTCCAATGACTCGCTTCGAAGACTATTCCATAATTGTTACAACCGTGCGTAATTGAGAATTCCCTGGACTACTCGAGCCAACAACTCGTATGCGCTTAGTTATCAATTGGAATCACACCCTTGCCCTAAACGTCGAAGGTCCTTAAACGCCCTACGGGTCCCTAATGGTCGGGCACTACATTATAGTAACCTTTCCGAGGAAAGTTAATGGTGCTCCGTTAGGGACATAAGGTTAGCACGGATTGGAAAATGATAATTAAGATATTCAAAGGGTAGAACAACGGGAATACATAATAATGATTGTAAATTGAACAATCAATGGCCGAGGAATAAGGGATTGCCGGTCAAGTGGTTATCGTTTTACGATTTGGTTGTTGATTTGATTGCTGCATAACTAATAGTACAAGGACAATAAGTCAAAGGAACATGGCGAGGGCGCCCTAATACAATCCGACGAATATAAGGATTTCAGAGTGTAATCTGTgcgaaagagaaaagtcgtgaaatgtatggagTCCAATACATTCTAggattcttctctttccgcacagactcttcTCGGTTCGGTGCCAATGGAATGAAGTAGAACGGCACTGGCAAGAATATGACGTCCGGCTGCACCAAATATTTATCAACTTGATCGTACAGATGTGCATAATttatttccatcgtattttctcggaaacgttcgtatttgtcttgttagttcagtcaatgtcagtacctactctttgtaccgagactgattgaaatagcaagacacgttcgtaagtttccgtgaaaacacGATGGATAATGGATAATTGTTCATTATTTATGGTCGAACTCGCCCTTGGAGCAAGAATTGTTCAGTATGGCAAACGACAGAGCAATGTGTATTCTTCAAGAAAGGCTCAAAGAAAACTGTGTCGACCTTCTTCCCAGTAATTAATTCAGCACTAAACGGCGTTGTTAGTGGTTTTAATAGCATTTTAAATGTCCACGCTAACGCATCCGACTGAGTCATTTACTCTCGCCCACTCCGGGAAATTAAGGAAGAATTCTATTATGGAAACGTTTTATGGAACTATACATATCTGCTAGGAAACTAGGTATATTcgaaaaatactaaaacaccGAACATGGATATTTTCCAACTATCGTGTACGTTAAGATATCAGCACATATATTATGTTGTTATAACAGTTTGAAAAAAAGAAGATGGTAAATTAGTGTGTACAATTGACTGTAATGCTGTGcaacacaataaaaaaatggcTATGTCGTAAAACAAATGTATATTCTTTGTCTAACAACAAGAAAGCATGAGTATAAATGTTGTTTCGAAGTTACTGAACTCAATTCAGTATTGACCATGACTATTATCTAAGCGTAATAACCTCACACAATACAACCACCACCGTACATAACTACTCGTATTATTACCagcatatttataaaaaacaaaCGGATCTAAGTATCTATTATACAGAAAAACACCTTTAAATCAAATGTTGATAAATATTTCAAACCATTAAGAAGTCTTTTCAGTCTTTAATTAGATCATTACGGTTTCAAAACACCGTAAAACAGTATGTAATAATGCTTATATGAATGTCCAAGTATTAGAACATGAAACCGACCTGCGGGATCCCGCGTCGATCACAGTGCACGTACTACAACAATATCTTAGTGCCCCTCAACCCTTTTGGAAAATCGTGGAATTTTATATCCCCATTTCTCTCCCGTCCGGAGGGTATccgataatattatttatttaatacgatCAGGACTACCAACATGAGCCGAGCATATTGCTGTTTTGAGTTATCTTGAACGAAAATCTTTGAGAAACAAGAGAAGAAAAGAAAATGTTTTAGCAGATTGAGACTAAGTGTGGCCATAAGAATGAACGTTTCTTTGTGAATTTGTATACAGAACCAATGAAAGAAAGAGACATTTCTAAGATTGCTCGTCTAATACTAAGTAATATGAATGTGGAATTTATGCTATTTAGGTACAGTGCGCCTTGAAGGCAGCGAACTGAGCGAATAAGATACGAaaagtttttttcttataaCGAATTGTTAAGGTCGTAAAGAATTGTTCGCAGCACTTACTGAAATGAGATCTCGCCATCTTTTATTTGAATGTTAATTGCAAAATGTAGCAATTTGTTCTATTGACCATACAATTCTTtgatacaatttattttagaCTCATGAGAAAAAAAGATTATCGTGTAGATCACGCTAAATGATGATGTTCAGAATGAGTCTATTAAACCAAGGGCCCGATTATGAACACCCACCCATTACGAACAAAAGACAACGCTTACGAAGCCTTCTAATACCAGAGACTAATAAACAATGTAACTGAAGGCTTCCAAAAATTGTTTCGTTCTTTGTGATTTGTTGTTTTCATGCCCATCGCTTAGAGCTTTAGAAACACGGAATAAGTAGCATGCTACACCTCCCCCGAAAATGGAATTACCTCACCCCGCCCGCGGCGGTAGAATTGCTTGACCGAATCTTAGTTCGATTACTCGTAGATGGAACGTTCAAAATGTCAGTAGGTAAATATATTGCGCAATGTACAGGTGCTTGTCAATTTCAGTAAATAATACAATTCTTCTTCAAGTAGTTCTCTTCCCTTAAGTTAACTAAATACGTTATAATATGCAATGAAACATAAGAAACATGAATAATACGTGGTTGTTTGGGTCTAACAACATTTTCTTGCACCGCGATTGTGTCACCGGCAGTTGTCCTTATTTTTAACTGTCTCCACTAATACCCAGTAGCTCGGACTCGTAATGTCCCCCACTTATATTTTTTGTCATTCGGGCAGCGGGAATGTTACTCATTCTCCATGAATGGGTTCATTCGAGGGTCCTTTCATACAGTCGCAAACATCCAATCTTGTCAGTTTTCATCGCTAACGACTTGTATTCATCATCAACGTTAGATTTCTTCTCGAGTTGATTAGATTTTGCTTTCGTACTGttttgttttcttatataataTTCTTATAGAATAAAACGacgcatatttttttatattacctcTGCAATAACCAAATCAAACCACGTTATTCTTCAAATTACATTATTCACTCGTAAAAGAATCggaaattaatacataaataaaatacctagtTAGAATAGAATaagagaatagaatagaatgaaATAGAatataaaatagaatagaattaatGGAATAGAGGTAGAGAATGcctaagtccgccatttgtacattttatttgtaagtcttctttcccctgcccttatcccacgttatgtgggtcggcacaacatgtttttctcttccagtcTCCTCtgttttatttgtaagtatttaaataaattaattaattgtaagtattaaattaaattaattaattaatatacttaattaatatacttcaaattaattaatatacttcACTTACGTAATTATCAAGGTTTGTATCATCactgttattaaacattttaaggCAGATTTCAACAAACTCAGtgctatttttagttttataagaTGAAAACTACCAGCTCGTCGTGAATCCTTAATCAGCGGCCTATTTCAAAGCGATAACAATTGACACCTGACACTGACAATTTCCTGTCCATTTCTAGGTTGATAAGTAACGGCACCTAGCGTCAATAATTACTTGTGACTTGTACTTATTGAAGTCATCATGGTGAAACAGGGGACGGGTAAAACCCGTCCTTATTCAAAATATACTACAGACACGGTTTTTTTAAGCTGAAGGTTTTGCCGTATTTATATTTAGTACAACATTACCGGCGTTTTGttgtgataaaataaaatcagaTCTATTTGTTCCATCCTCAGCTCGCGTGTCTATGGCCGCACCACGTACCCGCGAGAGTTTTATTACGTTGCACCGTCCCGCACGATCGCTACTCCAATCGAAGAACACATCGTTCTTGACAATAATAATCCTATTTCGGATTACTAACATCATGACAGTTGTTAGCGACTGGCTGGCACGCGGCCTCCTTCGAACGTATTGTTTGTgaagtattttaatttgtgtttgacaatctgtctgcctgtcaccgCCTATCTATTAAGTTCTTGTTATtctttcataaataatttaattataatatttgtataatatcTACGTGTTTCCATTATATCACCAATTCATCATACAGTCCACTTCACTAGCTATCATTTTGGTCCATTCTCGCCGTAGTTTTACCATTCCATCGAAATTCAGTTGTCAAATTTTTTCACGTAAgtcattgtatattttcatttcattgtaAAACATTGTTTACATTACTTACGTACATTTTTCATCATGGTGGAAACACGTAGTAAGACAAAGGCAGACCCGACGGCTACGGAATCCGACCGGGTGCAGCGCGAACGGCGTGATCGTTCACCGCGCAGCGCCCGGCCGGGTTTAGCCACGAGTAACGAAGGTGCTTCGGCATTGCCTGGTAGTTCGAACATACAAACGACGGGCGACATTCCAACCAGCGCGGCACAACCGAAGCCCGCTGCCGAACGCCAAGATGCTCGAACTAGCTCGCTTACGCTCGCACAAGGCGATGTCAAAGCACCAACTGAAAGCGCTTCTAGTGTTCACAGTAAGCAATCGCATACCGTGCGCACACACTCAACGCGTTCTTCGGCGACCGTTCGCGCACAGAAGTTAGCACTTGAAGCGGACCTAATGCGGCGTCAGGTGGAGCGCGAGCGTGAACTCGCTCGACAACAAGCGGATCGTGATCGGGAGCAGGCGGAGCGCGAATTTGAACTCGCGCGTCAGCAAGCCGTGCTCGCCCGTCAACAGGCCGAGGCGGAGCGGGAACTCGCTCGTCAACAAGCCGTGCTCGCCCGTCAACAGGCCGAGGCGGAGCGCGAACTCGCTCGTCAACAAGAGGATCGCGAGCGCAAGCTCGCAAATCTCGAGTTCGAGGCGGAACAGACGGAGCTGCAAGCAAGAATCGCCGCTCTGGAAGCTTCAGATAAGTCTGCCAAATCTCGTAGTTCGTATTTTTCTGATCGCAACGCCGAAAGGCGCACTGCGACTTGGGTATCCGAACAGAATGCTAACATGACTACATCAGCAACTCATGGAAATATGCCTGGTGGGGCACCGATTGTCACCTCGAGTAACGCTCGAGGACCTAGTTTACAACCGGCCGCCACCGCCAACTCGGTATCTTTCAACGTGCCTATTGTCAACCAAGCAACCCTCTCGAAACCCACTCAAGCGCCCTTAACATACAACTACGACACAGTGGCACCACGACTACCAGTATCATCTGAACATTCCTCCTCAGACCCTATTACAAAACTAACCCAAGCTATAAACTCACTTTCAAACAGGCCAAAGAAGCCCGAGCTAATTACGTTTTCGGGTGAGACTTCACAATGGATGGCTTTTAAAAGTAGTTATGAACGTACAAAACGCAATTTTTCAGCTGCAGAAAACTTAGACCGTTTGAACCACGCAGTCCGCGGACAAGCATACCAGTCCGTCGCGTCGCTCATGTGGACCTGCGGCTCGCCCGACGACATCGTGAAGGCCCTGGAGCAGACGTACGCCCGTCCGGAACTTCTGGTCGCCCGCGAGGTCGCCGAGCTCCGCAACACTCCAAAGCTAAGTTCTCCTCAAGACTTAAATGGTTTAGCAAATAAATTGCGTAATTTTATTACAACGCTCACTTTGCTCAAACAAAATGAGTACTTATCATCTCCAGAGCTCCTTCGGTGCATTTTAGTAAAATTGAGCGAGCACACTAGATCTCGTTTTACAGACTACGCATCGGCTCACGCGCCAGAACAACAAAGTCTAACAAAACTTGAATTGTTGTCACAATTTCTCTTAGCCGAGGCTGACaaacaattaaaatataattttattgctgaCAGTACAATTAAGGCGCCAACGCCACCAACGCATTCAAATGTACCACGCACTAATGCTCCAAAATTCCCGTTAAAAAAGGAAACAATACACGCTACGGTATCTAGCGGGAATACATCTGAGCATTGCGCATATTGTAATCAAGGATCGCATAAGATAAAAACATGTAAGAGTTTTTTAAAACTAACATGTGACGACAGATGGCGCTGGGTCCGAGAAACTAAAATATGTTACCGTTGTCTCAAGTCTAAGCCACACACGTGGAACAATTGCCGCGCGAAACGTTGCGGTGTCGATGGATGCCCTAGACGTCATAACGCACTCCTCCATGGCACAGAGACAGCCGACGGCAATCCCGACGCAGCTCCAAGCGGACAGAACATCTGTCTTCAGACTTCCTCTGTCAACCCTACATGTCCCGTCAATATAAATACTACCCAACAACATAACGAAATCAAACCTTCCGACAAAATCGGGAATACTACTGATTGTTCAATTAATGCAACAGGATCCTGCCCAACGACTTCACGCCCACATCCCCGAGGCCTGCTGAAAGTGGTCCCGGTTATAGTCGAGGGTCCTGACGGTGCGTTCGAGACAACAGCGATGCTAGACGACGGCAGCGTGTCATCTCTCATTGACGCTGATGTGGCAAAACGCATCGGCGCGAAGCCAACCCGCTCGGAGCGTCTTCGCATTGAAGGTGTTTGTAATATGACAGCGGAACTTGACGTAAGTTATGTTGATTTTTATGTACGCGGTCGCGACCGACCCGATCGTTACCTGATCGAACACGCGCGAGCCGTGGAACCCTTAGGGCTTCGCGCACGATATCCAGACACGATTAATATCACGGATTACGATCATCTGTCAGGTCTGGCAAACGAACTGTCATGTGACATTGCTTACCCCACCGTCCTAATCGGCGCGCCTGACTGGTATATATCCATAAGTCGCGAAGTGCGGTGCGGAAAAAAGAACGACCCTGTTGCCTCCAAAACCTTATTAGGCTGGGTACTCCATGGCGCACACTGTTTGTCGTCGAAGCCATTTGAATTTATAAATCACGTCACGGAAGATTTGGATACACTTATAAAATGCCAATACGACATCGACGCCTTGGGTATTACAAAAAAGGTCCCACGTCAAAACAGCGAGGATCAACGGGCTGTAGACATCTTGGAATCATCCGCTCACCAACTTGACGATAGCCATTTTGAAGTTAGCCTGCCTTGGAAGGAGGAGCTACCGAAAATTATACCAGATAGCTACCCACAGGCACTCTCACGCTTCAAGGCACTCGAGCGACAGATGTCAAAGGACCCAGCGTTTGCCGCATCCTTTCAACAATTCATAGACGACATAATCAGCAAGAACTATGCCGAAGAGTGTGACTCGAAGACTTATCACCATCGACCCGCACCAAATGCCTCTTGCGTCAACCCAGATGGCTCCATTCGCTGGTACCTGCCTATCTTTGGCGTCTATCATCCTCAGAAGAAGAAGCTGAGAGCAGTCCATGACGCGGCTGCCACAACAAAAGGCGTAAGCCTCAACAGTCTGCTTCTGCAAGGTCCTGACCTATTGTCGCCCCTACTTGACATCCTGTTCCGTTTCAGAGAAGGTGCGGTAGCCTTGAATGGCGATATCAAGGAGATGTTTCCCCAGATCAAGATTGCCGCAAGGGACAGGGATGCTCAACGTTTTCTCTGGCGTGACAAGAACGGCGACCTCAAGGAATACCGCATGTCGTCAATGATTTTCGGCGCAGTTTCGAGTCCTTTCATCGCCCTctatataaaaaacaaaaacgcgAAGATGCACGAAGTTGACTATGCCGCTGCCTGCAAAGCAATCATTGACGACCACTATATGGACGACTACCTTGGGAGCCACACAAACGTTGCTGACGCAGCTCAACTAGCCGCCGACGTTGTCACAGTGCATAAGAATTGTGGTTTCGAGATGCGAGCGTGGACGTCCAACCATCCAGAGGCACTCTCTCTTGTCCCGAAGGAACTTCGGAGCGACGCAACTTCTGACGTTTACCTGCCTCCTAGTAGTGACGTCGGCGTCTTGGGTGTTAAATGGAACCCACGTCAAGATTTATTAGGGTTTCGTGCCGTACCCCAGATACCGACCAGCACTTTGACAAAACGCATCCTTTTATCGAACGTCATGAAAGTTTATGACCCTCTTGGTTTTTTGATGCCGGTCGTCATCTGGGGTCGCATTTTGATTCAAAGATTATGGCGGGCAGGCGTTGGCTGGGACACAGACTTACCTGAAATGTACGTAAGCGAATCTAAAGACTGGTTTGCACAGCTGCAGATTGCAGCCAATATAAAAATCCCACGCTGGTACATGGTCAGGTCAGACTTGTCTGACGTCCAGTTGCACGTAATCGCCGACGGTGGCGAACAAGCCTACGCCTGCGTCGCCTATTGGCGTTTCACTTACAGCGATGACTCTGTATCGACAGCTCTCATCGGTAGTAAGGCCAGAGTCTGTCCCCTAAAACCGGTTTCCATCCCAAGATTAGAATTACAAGCCGCGCTTATCGCATCGCGTTTTGCGCAAACAATTCTGCAAGCCCATCGTTTTGAGCCCTCCGCAACCATTTTCTGGACTGACTCAACCACCGTCCTAAAGTGGATCCGGAGTGACGCTCGCGCGTTTAAACCTTTCGTGGCACACAGGTTGGGAGAGATATTGGAAACTACCAATCCATCCGATTGGAGGTGGATCCCTACCTCTCTCAACGTCGCTGACGATGCGACAAAACCAAAACGAACTGACTTTACCGCAACTCATCGGTGGTTCACCGGTCCACAGTTCCTTGTTGAACAGTCTTGCACTTGGCCGACCGAGCGCGTCATTGACGAGGGAGAGACCTCATCAGACCCCGAGTTAAAATCGGATCTGATGGTTCTGCTCCTCGACACCCCACTCTCGAATTCATTACCTGACCCAACGCGTTTTAGCTCCTGGCTACGCTTACTACGTGCCACTGCCCGTTTTCTCCAAGGCGCACGCCTATTCCGGCTTAAACTGTCTCGGCCAATAGATCCAAATTCCAAACTCTACACTGACAACACCACGTCTCCCCACCAGCTTCACGTGTCAGACATGATAGAAGCGGAGAAAATGTTGGTCCGTCAAGCACAAACAGAGAGTTTCCCTGAGGAATTATCGAACTTACGATCTTCGAAGTCAGTGCCCAATAATAGTCGGATTAGGAAATTGGCGCCTACACTGGATGGAGAAGGCCTCATACGACAAAACACGCGCATAAGTTCCGCACCGGGAGTGAACGACGAGATGAAATCACCCATGATTCTCGACGGCCGCCACTACATCTCACGACTCTTGATCCTCCACGAACATATCAAAGCCGCGCATCAATTTAACGAGCTCGTTTTGAATGAACTTCGGCAAAGATATTCGATCTTAAGAGCCAGAGGAACCATCCGTAGCGTAGCAAGCGCCTGCTTGAAGTGTAAGAGATGGAACACGAAACCTATCCAACCTCAGATCGGCAACTTACCACCAGAGCGTCTTGATCACCACAAAAGACCATTCACTCACGTAGGCCTTGATTACTTTGGCCCGATTCTGGTAACGCTATAT
This window of the Cydia fagiglandana chromosome 15, ilCydFagi1.1, whole genome shotgun sequence genome carries:
- the LOC134671586 gene encoding uncharacterized protein LOC134671586, with translation MVETRSKTKADPTATESDRVQRERRDRSPRSARPGLATSNEGASALPGSSNIQTTGDIPTSAAQPKPAAERQDARTSSLTLAQGDVKAPTESASSVHSKQSHTVRTHSTRSSATVRAQKLALEADLMRRQVERERELARQQADRDREQAEREFELARQQAVLARQQAEAERELARQQAVLARQQAEAERELARQQEDRERKLANLEFEAEQTELQARIAALEASDKSAKSRSSYFSDRNAERRTATWVSEQNANMTTSATHGNMPGGAPIVTSSNARGPSLQPAATANSVSFNVPIVNQATLSKPTQAPLTYNYDTVAPRLPVSSEHSSSDPITKLTQAINSLSNRPKKPELITFSAAENLDRLNHAVRGQAYQSVASLMWTCGSPDDIVKALEQTYARPELLVAREVAELRNTPKLSSPQDLNGLANKLRSCPTTSRPHPRGLLKVVPVIVEGPDGAFETTAMLDDGSVSSLIDADVAKRIGAKPTRSERLRIEGVCNMTAELDVSYVDFYVRGRDRPDRYLIEHARAVEPLGLRARYPDTINITDYDHLSGLANELSCDIAYPTVLIGAPDWYISISREVRCGKKNDPVASKTLLGWVLHGAHCLSSKPFEFINHVTEDLDTLIKCQYDIDALGITKKVPRQNSEDQRAVDILESSAHQLDDSHFEVSLPWKEELPKIIPDSYPQALSRFKALERQMSKDPAFAASFQQFIDDIISKNYAEECDSKTYHHRPAPNASCVNPDGSIRWYLPIFGVYHPQKKKLRAVHDAAATTKGVSLNSLLLQGPDLLSPLLDILFRFREGAVALNGDIKEMFPQIKIAARDRDAQRFLWRDKNGDLKEYRMSSMIFGAVSSPFIALYIKNKNAKMHEVDYAAACKAIIDDHYMDDYLGSHTNVADAAQLAADVVTVHKNCGFEMRAWTSNHPEALSLVPKELRSDATSDVYLPPSSDVGVLGVKWNPRQDLLGFRAVPQIPTSTLTKRILLSNVMKVYDPLGFLMPVVIWGRILIQRLWRAGVGWDTDLPEMYVSESKDWFAQLQIAANIKIPRWYMVRSDLSDVQLHVIADGGEQAYACVAYWRFTYSDDSVSTALIGSKARVCPLKPVSIPRLELQAALIASRFAQTILQAHRFEPSATIFWTDSTTVLKWIRSDARAFKPFVAHRLGEILETTNPSDWRWIPTSLNVADDATKPKRTDFTATHRWFTGPQFLVEQSCTWPTERVIDEGETSSDPELKSDLMVLLLDTPLSNSLPDPTRFSSWLRLLRATARFLQGARLFRLKLSRPIDPNSKLYTDNTTSPHQLHVSDMIEAEKMLVRQAQTESFPEELSNLRSSKSVPNNSRIRKLAPTLDGEGLIRQNTRISSAPGVNDEMKSPMILDGRHYISRLLILHEHIKAAHQFNELVLNELRQRYSILRARGTIRSVASACLKCKRWNTKPIQPQIGNLPPERLDHHKRPFTHVGLDYFGPILVTLYRRSEKRYIALYTCLTTRALHLEIVNSLTADSAIMSLRRFIARRGSPTTIFSDNGTNFVGSSRELRSLHDNSVVEYATNHKIDWRFIPPASPFMGGAWERLVRTVKAALRSCLTNQPLKEEVLSTLLLEAESIVNSRPLTYVPSSPDAPEALTPFHFILGSSSVVPWTTSLTDADLSRRCDWRRTLRLADQFWARWLREYLPMLRTRGPNNNSRNLSEGDVVLIADPTLPRGLWPLGRVAKVYLGPDGAVRVADVHTRGGMLRRPARKLILMEAAPQPVATSG